A region of Takifugu rubripes chromosome 6, fTakRub1.2, whole genome shotgun sequence DNA encodes the following proteins:
- the actr1b gene encoding actin related protein 1B has translation MESYDILANQPVVIDNGSGVIKAGFAGDQIPKYCFPNYVGRPKHVRVMAGALEGDLFIGPKAEEHRGLLSVRYPMEHGIVNDWNDMERIWQYVYSKEQLQTFSEEHPVLLTEAPLNPSKNREKAAEIFFETFNVPALFISMQAVLSLYATGRTTGVVLDSGDGVTHIVPIYEGFAIPHSIMRVDIAGRDVSRYLRLLLRKEGYNFNTSAEFEVVRTIKERACYLSLNPQKDETLETEKAQYVLPDGSTLNIGPARFRAPELLFRPDLIGDESSGIHEVLAYAIQKSDMDLRRTLFSTIVLCGGSTLIKGFGERLLTEVKKLAPKDVKIKISAPQERVYSTWIGGSILASLDTFKKMWVSKREYEEDRARAIHRKTF, from the exons GGTTCAGGGGTTATCAAGGCTGGATTTGCAGGTGACCAGATCCCAAAATATTGCTTCCCTAACTA CGTCGGTCGTCCCAAACATGTCCGTGTGATGGCTGGTGCTCTAGAGGGAGACCTCTTCATTGGACCTAAGGCAGAG GAGCACAGGGGCTTGTTGTCGGTTCGCTACCCGATGGAGCACGGGATTGTGAACGACTGGAACGACATGGAGAGAATTTGGCAGTACGTTTACTCCAAAGAGCAACTGCAGACGTTCTCAGAGGAG CATCCCGTGCTGCTGACTGAAGCGCCGCTGAACCCCAGCAAGAACAGGGAAAAGGCTGCTGAGATTTTCTTTGAGACCTTCAACGTTCCTGCTCTCTTCATCTCCATGCAGGCTGTCCTAAGCTT GTACGCCACAGGTCGCACCACCGGCGTGGTGTTGGACTCCGGGGACGGCGTGACCCACATCGTGCCCATCTACGAAGGTTTTGCCATCCCACACTCCATCATGCGCGTGGACATTGCGGGACGAGACGTCTCGCGGTACCTGCGTCTGCTGCTGCGTAAGGAAGGTTACAACTTCAACACCTCAGCTGAGTTTGAGGTCGTTCGTACCATCAAAGAG AGAGCCTGTTACCTCTCTCTCAACCCACAAAAGGATGAGACTTTAGAAACTGAGAAGGCTCAGTATGTCCTCCCAGATGGAAGCACTTTAAAT atcGGTCCAGCCAGATTCCGGGCTCCGGAGCTGCTGTTCAGACCTGACCTGATAGGAGACGAAAGCTCGGGCATCCACGAGGTTCTAGCTTACGCCATCCAGAAGTCAGACATGGACCTTCGCCGCACACTCTTCTCGACCATTGTATTATGTGGGGGATCGACCCTTATCAAAG GTTTTGGGGAAAGACTACTAACAGAAGTCAAGAAGCTGGCACCCAAAGACGTGAAGATCAAG ATTTCTGCTCCCCAAGAGAGGGTCTACTCCACATGGATCGG CGGCTCCATCCTGGCGTCACTGGACACCTTTAAGAAGATGTGGGTGTCAAAGCGGGAATATGAAGAAGACAGAGCACGTGCCATCCACAGGAAGACCTTCTAG